From the Lysinibacillus fusiformis genome, the window AATGCATGTATGAAATAGAAAACGATATCATCACAAAAGTGATAGCCATTGGAGAAATTCAGTCATTAGTGCAGATAAGCGTAATCGATAATCAACAAATGATTGTTCAATTCCTAAATGATTCTAAACCTTTTGATCAGTGGAAGCGGGAAGCGATTGTAACATACATTCATGAATGGTTTGATCTTGATAACGATTTAACGCCATTTTATGAAATGGCAAATGCAGACCCAATACTTAAAATGCCTGCCGAAAAATTCTATGGATTGCGAGTTATCGGCATTCCCGATTTATTTGAAGCTTTATGCTGGGGCGTTTTAGGGCAACAAATTAACCTAGCCTTTGCCTATACCTTAAAGAGGCAATTTGTAGAAAGCTTTGGCGATTCTATCGAATGGAATGGTAAAAAGTATTGGATATTCCCATCATACGAACGAATTGCACAGTTAACCCCTACTGACCTAGCAGCTATTAAAATGACGGTTAAAAAAAGTGAATACATCATTGGCATTGCCAGATTAATGGCAAGTGGAGAATTATCAAAGGAACAATTAAAGAAAATGAATTTTAAAGAGGCGGAGAAAAGCTTAATCAAAATACGAGGAATCGGACCTTGGACAGCCAACTATGTGCTAATGCGTTGCCTTAGGCTTCAGACAGCTTTTCCAATTGATGATGTAGGTCTTATTAATTCAATAAAAACAGTACGTAATATGAACCGAAAGCCTACGAAAGATGAAATCTTAGAGCTATCGATTCCATGGAAAAACTGGGAATCCTACGCTACCTTCTTTTTATGGCGTGTTCTTTACTAAATAATGACAACTTTATAACCTTGATTTGAGAGCATGTTTTGAAAAAAATCAATTAAACATGCTCTTATGCAGCTACGTTCTTCGACAATAATGACGAACAATCGCAATGGACACAAAATTCATATTATAGCTGTAAATCTTTAATACAATCCATCGTTGTTTTTATAAACGCTTTGACAGCAGGAAGAGATTGTTTCTTTGACCTAGTAATGATGCTTATTTCACGGAAAGGTTCGGGTAAGAGAGGTTTTACAATGGAACCTTGTAAATTATAGGGTAAAGCTAGTTCTGGTATGATTGTAATGCCTAATCCTTCACGTACCATTGCAATGATCGTTTGATTTTCTTCCACATTAAACTGTATCTTTGGGGAAACTTTTTGTTCTTTTAAAAATTGTTTGACACTCACTTCACATCCTAGCTGGGGCATAATAAAAGCCTCCCCTTGAAGATCTTCCACTTTCACTTGTCCATTTTTTGCAAGATGATGATGATTAGGTACTATAAGGACTAATCGATCTCTTAATAAGGGTATAGCCTCCAAATGAGCCAGGGGGTGACTCAAAGATGTAAAACCGATATCCACTTTCCCCTCTTCCACCCAACGTGTAATTTGCTCATAGCTCCCCTCATAAAAGTTTATTTCAATTCCTTCAAACTCTCCTCTAAACCTTGATATGATCGTTGGCAACACTTTTGAGGCGAAACTAGAAAAGCTGCCAATATTTATTTTTCCGTTTTGTATACCTAAAATAGAAGCGGCCTCTTGTTTAATGCTTTCTGCTTCGGATAAAATATTTCTCATATTTTTGATGATACGTTCTCCACTATCTGTTAAGGAGATGCCATTTCTCCCTCTATTCAAAAGTGTAATACCGAGTTCTGACTCTAATGAAGCGATGTTATGGCTTATGCCCGATTGTGTCATAGCCAATATTTCTCCTGCTTTTGTGAAATTCCCAATATCGACTACTTTGACGAATATTTCTATTTGCAAAAGGTTCACCATATAACCTCCGTATAAGATTTAACTTTCCATTCGACTTCCTCATGTTGATGATTAAAAACATGAATTTTACTTATTAATTCTATCATAATACAATAATCTTAGAATGAAGGAGGAGATAGCAATGAATAAAAAAGTAGCATTTTTTTATGTAGATGCTTTCACAACAGAAACGTTTGGAGGAAATCCAGCTGGTGTTATACCGCATGCAGAAAATTTAACAGATGAGGAAATGCTAAAAATAGCCAATGAATTAAACCTGTCGGAAACAGCCTTTCTTTTACCATCAATAAATGAAAATGCAGATTATAAAATAAGATATTTTACACCTACAAAAGAAGTTGATTTTTGCGGTCACGCTACGTTAGGTACAGCATGGTTAATGGCTAATCAGTACAATTGGATTGATAAGGACGAAAAAATAACCTTTGAATCGAACATTGGACTAATTCCCGTAAAATGGATTACAGAAAACAACCACTTAACGAGCGTGTCTATGACGCAAGTACGCCCCCATGTAAAAAATATAGACATTCGCCCTGAAGTCGTTGCGGATCTTGTAGGAATCCATGAAACTGACATTGATGATCGGTATCCAATAAAAATAGCGAATACAGGTGTCCCACATCTTATGGTTCCAGTTAAAACCCGTCAAGCAATTGACCAAGCAGAACCTAAATTAAACGAGCTTAAAAAGATGAACAATCAATTCAACATATCAACCACTCACCTCTTTACCTTTGACACAAATGGGGAGTTTGATATATATACAAGAGATTTTTGTCCAAATATAGGGATTGATGAAGATCCAGTTACAGGGGCAGCAAACGGTGC encodes:
- a CDS encoding DNA glycosylase — translated: MTWHEVDDVIRITLPANFDMNANLGYLTRENNECMYEIENDIITKVIAIGEIQSLVQISVIDNQQMIVQFLNDSKPFDQWKREAIVTYIHEWFDLDNDLTPFYEMANADPILKMPAEKFYGLRVIGIPDLFEALCWGVLGQQINLAFAYTLKRQFVESFGDSIEWNGKKYWIFPSYERIAQLTPTDLAAIKMTVKKSEYIIGIARLMASGELSKEQLKKMNFKEAEKSLIKIRGIGPWTANYVLMRCLRLQTAFPIDDVGLINSIKTVRNMNRKPTKDEILELSIPWKNWESYATFFLWRVLY
- a CDS encoding LysR family transcriptional regulator; amino-acid sequence: MVNLLQIEIFVKVVDIGNFTKAGEILAMTQSGISHNIASLESELGITLLNRGRNGISLTDSGERIIKNMRNILSEAESIKQEAASILGIQNGKINIGSFSSFASKVLPTIISRFRGEFEGIEINFYEGSYEQITRWVEEGKVDIGFTSLSHPLAHLEAIPLLRDRLVLIVPNHHHLAKNGQVKVEDLQGEAFIMPQLGCEVSVKQFLKEQKVSPKIQFNVEENQTIIAMVREGLGITIIPELALPYNLQGSIVKPLLPEPFREISIITRSKKQSLPAVKAFIKTTMDCIKDLQL
- a CDS encoding PhzF family phenazine biosynthesis protein — encoded protein: MNKKVAFFYVDAFTTETFGGNPAGVIPHAENLTDEEMLKIANELNLSETAFLLPSINENADYKIRYFTPTKEVDFCGHATLGTAWLMANQYNWIDKDEKITFESNIGLIPVKWITENNHLTSVSMTQVRPHVKNIDIRPEVVADLVGIHETDIDDRYPIKIANTGVPHLMVPVKTRQAIDQAEPKLNELKKMNNQFNISTTHLFTFDTNGEFDIYTRDFCPNIGIDEDPVTGAANGALGGYLYLENVLAPQEKHQLVIGQGHTINRPGILYVTITPDGENAVIEVAGAAVISVEGKILL